The following are encoded together in the Juglans microcarpa x Juglans regia isolate MS1-56 chromosome 2D, Jm3101_v1.0, whole genome shotgun sequence genome:
- the LOC121248334 gene encoding WD repeat-containing protein 55: MEINLGRLAFDLDFHPSSELVSAGLINGDLHLYRYGANALPQRLLEVRAHTESCRAVRFIDGGRAIATCSPDRSILATDVETGSPIARLEDAHGDAINRLINISETTIASGDDEGCIKVWDTRQRSCCNSFDAHHDYVSDMTFVSDAFKLLSTSGDGTLSVCSLRRNKVQAQSEFSEEELLSVVIMKNGRKVICGSQAGTLLLYSWGCFKDCSDRFIDLSPNSIDALLKLDEDRIITGSENGLISLVGILPNRIIQPIAEHSEYPVERLAFSHDRKFLGSIAHDQMLKLWDLDDILQTSGKTPTSQATEKDSDSDEMDVETSPRKNKGTKRKGANIGNELSTSTSFFADL, from the exons ATGGAGATAAATTTGGGAAGGCTCGCCTTCGATTTAGATTTTCATCCCTCGTCGGAACTCGTTTCCGCCGGACTCATTAATGGTGACCTTCACCTCTACCGTTACGGTGCTAATGCCTTGCCTCAAAGGCTTTTGGAAGTTCGCGCGCACACCGAGTCTTGCAGGGCTGTTAGATTTATCGACGGCGGGCGTg CTATTGCGACGTGCTCTCCGGACCGGTCAATTCTCGCTACGGATGTGGAGACTGGATCACCGATTGCTCGTCTTGAAGATGCCCATGG TGATGCAATCAATAGATTGATAAACATAAGCGAGACGACCATCGCATCGGGTGATGATGAAGGGTGCATAAAGGTGTGGGATACCAGACAGCGTTCTTGCTGCAACTCCTTTGATGCTCATCACGATTACGTTTCTGATATGACTTTTGTTTCTGACGCCTTTAAACTCTTGTCGACAAG TGGAGATGGGACTCTATCTGTTTGCAGTCTTCGAAGAAATAAA GTCCAAGCCCAGTCTGAGTTTTCTGAAGAAGAGTTACTCTCTGTTGTTATCATGAAG AATGGTCGGAAAGTCATATGTGGGTCGCAAGCTGGAACTCTGTTACTGTATTCGTGGGGGTGTTTCAAGGATTGCAG TGATCGCTTTATTGATCTCTCTCCAAACTCTATAGATGCATTGTTGAAG CTTGATGAAGATAGGATCATTACTGGATCTGAGAATGGACTCATCAG cCTGGTGGGCATATTACCAAACAGAATTATTCAACCAATTGCTGAGCACTCAGAATATCCTGTGGAGCGGCTTg CTTTTTCGCACGATAGAAAGTTTCTTGGCAGCATAGCACATGATCAGATGTTGAAG CTGTGGGATTTGGATGATATATTGCAAACTTCTGGAAAAACTCCAACAAGTCAGGCTACTGAGAAAGATAGTGATAGCGATGAGATGGATGTGGAAACCAGTCCTCGAAAAAACAAAG
- the LOC121248317 gene encoding trehalose-phosphate phosphatase A: MPSGCDKKALKRLLGCYILHSFCIISCATNLDPMDLKSSHAAPVLTDPVSINKSRLGIHSSLLPYSPQRAAFSPGLLLIIPRKKTGILDDFRTSCWLDAMKSSSPPPKKLTKDEYSSSDADVAYNAWMAKYPSAIASFEQIANHAKGKRIALFLDYDGTLSPIVDNPDCAFMSEAMRAAVKKVAKYFPTAIISGRSRDKVYEFVGLTELYYAGSHGMDIIGPVRETISDDHPNCIRSMDEQGKEVNLFQPAGEFLSMINEVFRSLVECTKDIRGAKVENNKFCVSVHYRNVDEKSWTVVAQCVHDVLKDYPRLRLTHGRKVLEVRPVINWDKGKAVTFLLESLGLGHSDDVLPIYVGDDRTDEDAFKVLREGNRGYGILVSSVPKESSAVYSLRDPSEVMEFLNSLVTLKKSSAL; the protein is encoded by the exons ATGCCTAGTGGTTGCGACAAGAAGGCACTGAAGAG ATTACTCGGCTGTTACATTCTACATAGTTTTTGCATTATAAGTTGTGCTACAAATCTGGATCCGATGGACCTGAAATCATCCCATGCTGCTCCTGTTCTTACCGATCCTGTTTCGATAAATAAGTCAAGACTTGGCATTCATTCCAGTCTGCTGCCTTATTCACCTCAACGAGCAGCTTTCTCTCCAGGCCTTCTCCTGATAATCCCAAGGAAGAAGACCGGAATACTTGATGACTTCCGCACTAGCTGCTGGCTGGATGCCATGAAGTCTTCATCTCCTCCTCCCAAGAAGCTAACCAAGGATGAGTATTCATCATCTGATGCTGATGTTGCGTACAATGCCTGGATG GCTAAGTATCCATCAGCAATTGCATCTTTTGAGCAGATTGCAAACCACGCAAAAGGAAAGAGAATAGCATTGTTTCTGGATTATGATGGGACACTTTCCCCAATTGTAGATAATCCTGACTGTGCATTCATGTCTGAGGCt ATGCGTGCTGCTGTAAAAAAGGTGGCAAAATACTTCCCGACAGCAATAATTAGTGGAAGAAGCCGTGACAAG GTGTATGAGTTTGTAGGGCTAACAGAACTTTATTATGCGGGTAGTCATGGAATGGACATCATTGGCCCTGTTAGAGAAACTATATCTGATGACCATCCGAATTGTATTAGATCAATGGATGAGCAG GGCAAGGAAGTTAATTTGTTCCAGCCTGCTGGTGAATTTTTATCTATGATCAATGAG GTTTTTAGATCCCTTGTTGAATGTACCAAAGATATTAGAGGAGCAAAAGTTGAGAATAATAAGTTCTGCGTCTCTGTACATTACCGTAATGTAGATGAGAAG AGTTGGACTGTAGTAGCCCAATGTGTCCATGATGTTCTAAAAGACTACCCACGTCTTCGTTTGACTCATGGTCGCAAG GTTTTAGAGGTCCGTCCTGTGATCAATTGGGACAAGGGGAAAGCTGTCACATTTTTACTTGAGTCACTTG GGTTGGGTCACTCTGATGATGTGCTCCCAATATATGTTGGAGATGACCGGACTGATGAAGATGCATTTAAG GTTCTGAGAGAGGGCAATCGGGGTTACGGCATTTTAGTCTCTTCTGTACCCAAGGAAAGCAGTGCAGTTTACTCGCTGAGGGACCCATCAGAG GTCATGGAGTTTCTCAACTCACTGGTAACATTGAAAAAATCAAGTgctctataa